Proteins from a genomic interval of Amycolatopsis sp. cg13:
- a CDS encoding NADPH-dependent FMN reductase codes for MILLISGSLRAGSVNAAVIATAAGFAPSTVYGGLDGLPHFNPDLDRDPLPDEVAALREAIGAADGVLFCTPEYAGGLPGSFKNLLDWTIGGGEMYGKPVAWINASSVAAPTGGADAHESLRKTLTYAGTRIVDDACARIPIPRQAVENGALIDPDLRGRVAVAVRRLVEAAKPGNP; via the coding sequence GTGATTCTGCTCATCAGCGGCAGTCTGCGGGCCGGTTCGGTCAATGCGGCTGTCATCGCGACCGCGGCTGGGTTTGCTCCGTCCACTGTGTACGGTGGGCTCGACGGGCTGCCGCACTTCAATCCTGATCTCGATCGGGATCCGTTGCCGGACGAAGTCGCGGCGTTGCGGGAGGCGATCGGGGCGGCGGATGGCGTCCTGTTCTGCACCCCGGAGTACGCCGGCGGCCTGCCGGGGTCGTTCAAGAATCTGCTCGACTGGACTATCGGCGGCGGTGAGATGTACGGGAAGCCTGTCGCGTGGATCAACGCGTCTTCGGTCGCCGCGCCGACTGGCGGTGCGGACGCGCACGAGTCCCTTCGCAAGACGCTCACCTACGCGGGCACCCGCATCGTCGACGACGCTTGTGCGCGGATTCCCATTCCTCGCCAGGCAGTCGAGAACGGGGCCCTCATCGATCCCGACCTGCGCGGGCGCGTCGCGGTCGCGGTGCGGCGGCTCGTGGAGGCAGCCAAACCGGGCAA